The Terriglobales bacterium genomic sequence GCGTAGGATTCGTCTCTCGCGTGAAGCCCAGAATCCTGTAGGTTTCGTCCGACCAAACGAGCTCACCACTGCTGACCTTCCACCCGAAAGTTCCCGAATGACTTAGTCTCTGAGCATCTGCCAGGTACTGCCATCGTCTTTGCAACTCTGCCTGCGCTCGTTTCAAATGCTCGTTGGCCTTTTCCAGTTCGTTGGTCCTCTCGGTACCCCGAGCTTGCAAGACGTTGCTCGCTTCGACGAGAAGTTTTCGGTTTCGGCGCCGGCTACTCAGCAGGCCAACCAACAAGCTCAAAATCACAAGAGAAGTCAGAGTCGGCATCATTGGAAATGCAATCTCCGAAATTCGAAGAATCTTACCCTAGCCTCTCTAACCGTTGCTCCAAGGCGACCGCTGGCAGCCGCAGGAGGTTTTGACGAGAATGAACCCTGAACCGTCTTCGGCCTCAGCGTAATCGTGGAGGATCGCACGAGCTATGCGAAAAGCAATCAGCTCAAGATACTGATAAGCGAGTGATTTCAAAATGGGCTTCCACCTGTACTTCATTCGCTGAATCTTAATTAGTAGGTTGAAGGTTCGATTCCTTCCGTGCTCACCCATCTTTTCAAGCAGATGCGGGCGATTTGAAGAAGCCGATAGGCGAGCCTCAACAGCTATGACACCAAGTAGTTGCAGATCCGACCTATGAACTCAAAACTGGTCGGGGGCGGGCGACGGCACATGCAAGTCCAGCACCGTCATGCCCTGCTTCTTGTCGATATTGGTGAAGTAATGGACGGTATTTTCCGGCACCAGGATATAAGTGCCCTTTCTCACGTGATGGGTGACCCCGCCCTCTACGCCGTCGCCCACCAGGTTGGACGAATTCCGGCACGTAGGATGGATCAGCGTCCCGCCCAATATCAGATCGGCCTCACCGTCCACTACGTAGAAGAATTCCGCCATGCGGATGTGCAGCGAGGGGGGCGTGGCCGAGCGACGATATTCCACCGCCGCGTGGTGCAGCAGTCCGGCGCTCAGCACCACCTGGGCCGCAATCGCCTGGTCGGGCTTGATGATATTTTTCACCACGCCGACGCGATCGGCGACTTCGGCATCGTCTGACAGCATGCGGTTCTGCGCCTCGCCGGTCGGCGGTGGCATTACCGCAAGCTTTGAGCACATCTGGCCCTGCGTCGACTCCTGCGCGGCAGCGGCAGTCAACAAGGCTAAAATCATTAGTGAAGATTTCATCTCTATCCTCCTGCTTATTGTGGTTGGGAAATCCGCAAGCGAGGACACGCCGCAACTAGTCACGCTTAGGATTGTGTCATGAGCCTCAATCCTTCTTCTTCAGAATCATTACGCACTTCGCAGGGCGTGTCGAAGTACATAGTCGCATGGTGTTCAGCAGTGTATGCAGGCCAATGCGGGATGCCACTGTGATTAGGATTCCCAGTTCGGGCAAAGCTTACCCAGGCAGTGCTGATCTGCTTCGATAGCGCGAATGCTTCAGCAGCGCCACCGCTGTAGTGG encodes the following:
- a CDS encoding cupin domain-containing protein is translated as MKSSLMILALLTAAAAQESTQGQMCSKLAVMPPPTGEAQNRMLSDDAEVADRVGVVKNIIKPDQAIAAQVVLSAGLLHHAAVEYRRSATPPSLHIRMAEFFYVVDGEADLILGGTLIHPTCRNSSNLVGDGVEGGVTHHVRKGTYILVPENTVHYFTNIDKKQGMTVLDLHVPSPAPDQF